A window of the Streptomyces sp. NBC_01351 genome harbors these coding sequences:
- a CDS encoding barstar family protein — MRVEDHATWDHIFPVRYLLIRRDADLESDFWGRCADVEGLFADPVPPPRELLTLRGCTPAGPWHDVLAFPDEATRSLGNLDVDISDEKGPQFAWTLVDTVVISHSPNATDPDLVDVVVGTGVIEHSEVWPGAGPGTMPAVPRFAVAEEDYRGGPVGECHSIDGLLAPRKVRPDIPLQLIGCEPGERLLTALRNPQAWTQEWGVLVALDRFGREMGSHGIRLEIAKVSASVLGGSLIDITLADGGDDDRPSLGARRIWETWYQSFPTTPNQWASLDTRGRTEWLALIRPHPGGEPDRTGETHHLEGRFITDKPGLYCALGEALIGPGRWFGRGLDDLKDCLGGQRGVIGPFTLIWHDADIARHALNFTLDHGEKLTYFEEAVQLLESCGVTVILR; from the coding sequence GTGCGGGTCGAGGACCATGCCACGTGGGATCACATCTTTCCGGTCAGATACCTTCTGATACGCCGGGATGCTGACCTTGAGAGCGACTTCTGGGGGCGGTGCGCCGATGTCGAGGGACTGTTCGCCGACCCGGTGCCGCCGCCACGTGAACTCCTTACTCTGCGCGGGTGCACGCCCGCAGGCCCATGGCACGATGTGCTCGCCTTTCCCGACGAGGCCACGCGGTCTCTGGGCAATCTGGACGTTGACATCTCGGATGAGAAGGGCCCCCAGTTCGCGTGGACCCTGGTGGACACGGTCGTCATCTCGCACTCGCCCAACGCGACCGATCCGGACCTCGTCGACGTCGTCGTCGGCACTGGCGTGATCGAACACAGCGAGGTCTGGCCCGGCGCCGGCCCTGGCACCATGCCTGCCGTGCCGCGTTTCGCAGTAGCCGAAGAGGACTACAGGGGCGGGCCTGTCGGCGAATGTCACAGCATCGACGGTCTCCTCGCCCCGCGCAAGGTCCGCCCAGACATCCCCTTGCAGCTCATTGGCTGCGAGCCCGGTGAGCGACTGCTCACTGCCCTGCGCAACCCGCAAGCCTGGACCCAAGAGTGGGGGGTACTGGTGGCACTGGACCGGTTCGGGCGGGAGATGGGGTCCCATGGGATCCGTCTGGAGATCGCCAAGGTCAGTGCATCCGTGCTGGGCGGGTCCCTGATCGACATCACGCTCGCCGACGGAGGGGACGACGACCGACCCTCGCTGGGTGCCCGACGCATCTGGGAGACCTGGTACCAGAGCTTCCCAACGACGCCCAACCAGTGGGCCTCACTGGACACGCGAGGCCGAACTGAGTGGCTCGCCCTGATACGCCCTCATCCAGGCGGCGAGCCGGATCGGACTGGGGAAACCCATCACCTTGAGGGACGATTCATCACCGACAAGCCCGGCCTCTACTGCGCGCTGGGAGAAGCACTCATCGGTCCCGGCCGCTGGTTCGGACGAGGGCTCGACGATCTCAAAGACTGCCTGGGCGGCCAACGCGGCGTCATCGGGCCCTTCACCTTGATCTGGCACGACGCCGACATCGCTCGCCATGCATTGAACTTCACCCTCGACCACGGCGAAAAGCTCACCTACTTCGAGGAAGCCGTGCAACTCCTTGAGAGCTGCGGCGTCACCGTTATCCTCCGGTGA
- a CDS encoding Lsr2 family DNA-binding protein, producing the protein MDDHMSEMPTHEKEDVGQAWGRVTSWLRQNAPSVFAGLGGPGSPTAISDAEERMGLKLPREMLQWLLANDIGGEQPPDADSCLVALGCEGIIPNGGLLLGLTDIQHVYLHMWGLEKMQPSADPESAFWRREWVPIAAESDGFYGRFLDTRTGTVGSWCEGQNPEEGRFASLADFFHDAADHLEGVSSEHPRGTVRGPVRDSGQEGEAIRLWARANGYLVNDKGRIPASIREAYEASL; encoded by the coding sequence ATGGATGATCACATGAGCGAAATGCCGACGCACGAGAAAGAAGACGTGGGACAGGCGTGGGGCCGTGTCACCAGCTGGCTCAGGCAGAACGCTCCCAGCGTTTTCGCTGGTCTGGGCGGCCCGGGCAGCCCGACGGCCATCAGCGATGCTGAAGAGCGCATGGGGTTGAAGCTGCCGAGAGAGATGTTGCAGTGGCTTCTGGCCAACGACATCGGTGGTGAGCAGCCCCCCGACGCCGATTCGTGCCTGGTGGCGCTGGGGTGTGAGGGAATCATCCCGAACGGCGGTCTCCTGCTGGGACTCACAGATATTCAGCATGTCTACCTGCACATGTGGGGCTTGGAGAAGATGCAACCGTCAGCAGACCCCGAATCGGCCTTCTGGCGCCGGGAGTGGGTACCAATCGCCGCGGAGAGCGACGGCTTCTACGGCAGGTTCCTGGACACACGCACCGGCACCGTCGGATCTTGGTGTGAGGGGCAGAACCCTGAGGAAGGTCGCTTCGCCTCACTGGCCGACTTCTTCCACGATGCGGCGGACCATCTCGAAGGGGTGTCCTCGGAGCATCCGAGGGGGACCGTCAGGGGCCCCGTGAGGGACAGCGGTCAGGAGGGCGAGGCAATACGGCTATGGGCCCGAGCGAACGGCTACCTCGTCAATGACAAGGGACGTATCCCTGCCTCCATCCGAGAGGCGTACGAAGCCTCACTGTGA